The Candidatus Binatia bacterium genomic interval CCCGGTGAGGATCTCCTTGATCTCGAGAAGGCTCTTGCGGCCGAAGTTCTTCGTCTTGAGCATCTCGTGCTCGGTGCGCTGCACCAGCTCGCCGACGTACTTGATGTCGGCGTTCTGCAGGCAGTTGGCCGAACGCACCGACAGGTCGAGCTCGTCGACGCAGCGGAACAGCGCATCGTTGATCTGCTCGCCCTCGACTTCGGC includes:
- a CDS encoding DNA-directed RNA polymerase subunit alpha C-terminal domain-containing protein produces the protein AEVEGEQINDALFRCVDELDLSVRSANCLQNADIKYVGELVQRTEHEMLKTKNFGRKSLLEIKEILTGMGLSLGMRLANFPDRETLDRMRIEQDRY